The Rufibacter sp. DG15C region CAGAAAACACCGAGCTGTGGGTTTCTATCGTGGTCTTGATGGTACTGGTGGTCTACCTGATTGGCGGCTCTGGGTATTACTCCTTAGACCGTAAGATGGACGAGCACGCCACTAGAACAGATCCTTTGTGGCACCATGACACCCACAGTTATTAATACTTGGTTTAAACGCTAATCAAAAGTCCGTTTTTGGCTTGGTTTCTGGAAAACAGGCCAAAAACAACCAGTAAAACTTCGCGCTAAAAAAAGCGTATTCCTATTTCCTGAAGGCATCCTACGCCGCTTACTTAGAAAGTCCTTGCATTCACGTGCCAGGACTTTCTACCTTTACGGCTGTATTGTTTTACTAACGTAAGATTTCATGAACAGCAACTACAACTGGTCTACCCTTAAAGAATACAAAGAAATCCTTTTCCAATTTTATAACGGCATCGCCAAAATCAGCATTAACCGTCCGCAGGTGCACAACGCGTTTACGCCCCGCACCGTCGCTGAGATGATTGATGCCATGAACATCTGCCGTGACAACTCAGACATTGGCGTGATCATCCTGACCGGCGAAGGTGGCAAGGCTTTCTGCTCAGGTGGCGACCAGAGCGTGCGTGGCCACGGCGGCTACATTGGCGAGGACACCGTGCCACGGTTGAACGTGTTAGATCTGCAGATGCAGATTAGACGCATTCCTAAACCGGTGATTGCCATGGTGGCCGGTTGGGCCATTGGCGGCGGACACGTTTTGCACGTGGTGTGTGATTTGTCTATTGCGGCTCACAACGCTAAGTTTGGTCAGACGGGACCTAAGGTTGGTTCGTTTGACGGTGGTTTTGGCGCTTCTTACCTGGCCCGCGTGGTAGGTCAGAAGAAAGCCCGCGAAATCTGGTACCTCTGCGACCAGTACAACGCGCAAGACGCGCTGGACATGGGCCTGGTGAACAAGGTTGTGCCGTTGGAGCAACTAGAGGAAACCACCGTAGCCTGGTGTGAAAAAATCCTGGAGAAAAGCCCGCTGGCCCTGCGCATGCTCAAAGCCTCTTTCAACGCCGAGTTGGACGGACAGTCCGGTATTCAGCAGTTGGCTGGGGATGCTACCTTGTTGTATTACCTCTCAGACGAAGCCAAAGAAGGCAAGAACGCCTTTCTGGAAAAGCGCAAGCCAGACTTCTCCAAGTATCCTAAGTTCCCATGATTTTGCTATAGACACAAGACGCAGGATTTAAGACACAAGACTTTTTCAAAAGAGGTAGCTTTTACAAAAGCTACCTCTTTTTTTCTATCATATCTTTGGACCAGTAAGGTCAATAAACGCGCATAAATTTTAAAGTCTTGAATCTTATGTCTTGTGTCTTACGTCCAACACGTGTCTTACGTCAAATGCTCAAACGCCACATCTATGCCTGACCACCTGCTGTTAAATGGAAAGAAGTTTTTTCTGGATGAAGTGCAAGAGTACTCTTACCGGGAGAGTATTCCCTTGGACGGCTATGAGATCAAGACGCTGGAGTTCTGCAAGAACTGGCTGCTGGGCGTGCAGGAGTTTCCAGTGATGACCTCGGGCAGTACTGGTACGCCCAAAGTAATTACCTTGACGCGGGAGCAGATGGAGGCTAGCGCCCAACGCACGCTTCGTATTTTTAATCTTCAGCCCGAGGACAAAGTGCTGGTCTGCCTCAACACTGAATACATTGCCGGTATGATGATGCTGGTGCGTGGGTTGGTGGGGCAGCTACACATGACCATAATAGAACCAATCGGGAATCCCTTGGCCAACGTAGACGCAGACGCCTCTTTTGACTTCGTGGCCATGGTACCCTTGCAATTGCAGATGCTTTTAGAGCAGACGCCTGAGAAGGTAGACCAACTCAATCAAATGAAAGCGGTGCTCTTAGGCGGGGCCGCCATTCACAGAAATTTAGAAGAAGCAGTCCAAAGCCTGCAAGTGCCCGTTTACCAAAGCTATGGCATGACCGAGACCGTCTCGCATGTGGCAGTGCGCCAGTTGAACGGCAAAGACCGAAGCGAGTATTACGTGGCTCCCCAGGAAGTGATCTTGGGACAAGACGAAAGAGGTTGCCTCACCATCTCCGCAGAGGTCACCAACCATGAGATACTGGTGACCAATGACCTGGTAGAGTTACGCGACGCCCATTCCTTTAAATGGCTGGGCCGTGCGGATAATATCATCAATTCTGGCGGCGTAAAAGTGCAGCTAGAGAAAGTAGAACAGGCTTTGGGAGATGCTATGTCTAACTTAGGAATGAACCGCCGGTTTTTTGCCGCGGCTCTGCCAGACGAGGCTTTGGGGGAACGCTTAATCGCCGTTTTGGAGGGTTCACCGCTTGCCGAAGAAGAAGAGAAAAACTTGAAAGGAATGCTGAATGAGACCTTAAGCAAGTATGAGATTCCCAAGCAATTCGGGTACCTGCCCAGGCTACCAGAAACCGCTACAGGCAAGGTAGACCGAAGAGGCGGCATGGCTTTATTGTAACCGTTTTCGGGCTGTTTTCTGGAAAACAGCCCGAAAACGGAAAGAGCTATTTATCGTTTTGTTTCGATCTATTGTATTCTAAGAGCGCTTCGTAGGGACTTTCTTTTTTTAGGATGCTCTTCGCTTTTTCATTGTCGTGCATCATCATTAATAAAGAATCTTGTTGAAGAATCTGCAGTCTGCCATCACCTTTCTGGAAGAATTTGAAATAACCACTATTGACAGCTGAAGGGTTTTGTGGAAGTGGTAGATAGGTGTACCCATTGATTTTACCTTCCACCGACTTAAACAACCAACAACTGTCTGCTGCTAAACCAGGAACTGACTGCTTTTTGTTAGTAAAGACCTTGGTAATAGAGCGGGTGTTTTTTGGATAGATTTTTAGATTGCGCGCAGGGTCACTCATTTTTTTTGACAGGTCGAGTGTCTCTAGATAACTCTTGTTAAATACATCAAACTTAATCTTGCCTTGAACTTGCCTAACGGTGCTGTCCTCCATCACGACAATGTAATTGGATAATGGGTTTTTTAAGGTGGTACTTCTACTTCCCATAGACATAATGTGTAGCATATGCATCTGATGACTCATTTGCATATTCATCTGCATATTCTGGTTGGCAATGACTCTGGCAGCTTGAGCCTGGTAGGTTTGTCCAAATGTGGTTGAGACAGAAGCAATAAAGCTTGTTGTCAAGAGTGCCAGAAATAAAGTCTTTTTCATGGGATGCTGCGCCAAGAGTAGATGCCGAAAGTTATTTAAAAGATAGCTTAAAGTTAATATTAATAGCCATCCGAAGCAGTAGGTAAGCACTCATCTGAACAAAATATCTCCCACTATTTAAAGTTGGTAAAAGTATTTTCATCGGGCCGTTTTTAGCCTGTTTTGCCGGAAAGAGGTGAAAATTGGGTTAGAGAAATCGATTGAACCCCAAGTCTAAAGCTATTCTTGTGTTTTGCACATTCAGAAAAATATTGGTTGAAACACCCCCTTTGGTTATGAAAAGTGCAATAGAAAAATAAGATTATTGCCAAAATGAATACTTTGGGGCCACTTTTACGTATCGGGAGGAATCTAGCCAGACATTCCCTAAAGCGCTACCCGTAGGTTGCCAAGCGGGGCTGGCCTGTTCAAGTTCTCCACTACCAAACGCCCCATGAAGATTAAAAAACTGTTAGTCGCCAACCGCGGCGAAATCGCTATTCGTGTACTAAGAGCCTGTAATGAGCTGGGCATCCAGACGGTGGCTGTCTATACCTATGAAGACCGGTATTCGCTGCACCGCTACAAAGCAGACGAAGCCTACCAGATAGGCAAGGAAAACCAGCCGCTTCAGCCCTACCTCAACATTGAAGAAATCATCAGAATAGCCAAAGACAGCGGCGTAGACGCCATTCACCCAGGCTATGGCTTCCTCTCAGAAAACAAATACTTCTCCCAGGCTTGCGCCGACAACGGCATCCAGTTCATTGGGCCTAAGCCTCAGGCCATGGCCGCGTTGGGGGACAAGATTGCCGCCAAGAAAGTAGCCTTGGGGCAGGGCGTACCGCTCATCCAAAGCAATGAAGTAGACCTCACCGACAAAGACATTGCCCTGTGTGAAGCGCACCGCATTGGCTACCCGGTCATGCTGAAAGCCGCCGCCGGTGGTGGGGGACGTGGGATGCGCGTGATTAGGGATGATGAGCAGTTGGAAAGAGGCTTTTTTGAGGCGAAGAACGAGGCTGCAAAGGCCTTCGGGGATGATACTTTGTTCTTGGAGAAGTTTGTGGAGCGCCCCAAGCACATTGAGGTGCAGATAGTAGCCGATAACCATGGCAACATTACTCACCTTTTTGAGCGCGACTGCTCGGTGCAGCGGCGCTTCCAGAAAGTGGTAGAGGTGGCCCCCGCCTTGGGCTTGTCAGATGGAGTAAAGCAGGAGCTGTATGACTATTCGCTGCGCATCTGTAA contains the following coding sequences:
- the menB gene encoding 1,4-dihydroxy-2-naphthoyl-CoA synthase, with product MNSNYNWSTLKEYKEILFQFYNGIAKISINRPQVHNAFTPRTVAEMIDAMNICRDNSDIGVIILTGEGGKAFCSGGDQSVRGHGGYIGEDTVPRLNVLDLQMQIRRIPKPVIAMVAGWAIGGGHVLHVVCDLSIAAHNAKFGQTGPKVGSFDGGFGASYLARVVGQKKAREIWYLCDQYNAQDALDMGLVNKVVPLEQLEETTVAWCEKILEKSPLALRMLKASFNAELDGQSGIQQLAGDATLLYYLSDEAKEGKNAFLEKRKPDFSKYPKFP
- a CDS encoding AMP-binding protein; the protein is MPDHLLLNGKKFFLDEVQEYSYRESIPLDGYEIKTLEFCKNWLLGVQEFPVMTSGSTGTPKVITLTREQMEASAQRTLRIFNLQPEDKVLVCLNTEYIAGMMMLVRGLVGQLHMTIIEPIGNPLANVDADASFDFVAMVPLQLQMLLEQTPEKVDQLNQMKAVLLGGAAIHRNLEEAVQSLQVPVYQSYGMTETVSHVAVRQLNGKDRSEYYVAPQEVILGQDERGCLTISAEVTNHEILVTNDLVELRDAHSFKWLGRADNIINSGGVKVQLEKVEQALGDAMSNLGMNRRFFAAALPDEALGERLIAVLEGSPLAEEEEKNLKGMLNETLSKYEIPKQFGYLPRLPETATGKVDRRGGMALL